In Streptomyces pluripotens, the genomic window GGGGCAACGTACGGCTGGCAGCACGGATTGCCACGGCGTGGACCAGGGAGTGACTGCGGGGGGTCGCATCGGGGCCTTACTGGTCGTGGGTGACGTGGTCACGGACGTCGTGGCCCGGTACCAGGGGCCACTGACAGCGCACACGGACACGGCCGCCGTGATCCGGACCCTGCCGGGTGGTGCGGGCGCCAACGTGGCCTGCTGGGCCGCACACGCGGGCTGTGCGGACGTGCGACTGCTCGGGCGGGTAGGCACGGACGCGGCCGCGTGGCACGAGCGGGAGCTGGTCGCGGCCGGTGTGCGGCCCCGGCTCCTGGTCGACGCGGACACGGCGACCGGGACGGTGATCTGCCTCGTCGACGCAGATGCGGCGGCAGAGCGCACATTCCTCACGGAGCGCGGAGCGTCCCTGCGGTTCACACCCGCCGACTGGTCAGACACACTGCTGCATGGAGTGGCCCGACTGCATCTGTCGGGGTATCTGCTGTTCACGGAGCCCAGCCGGGCGCTCGCCGAGACGGCGCTCGCGGCGGCACGCGCGCGCGGTGTGCCAGTGAGTCTGGATCCCGCGTCGGCAGGCTTCCTGAGGGAACTGGGTGCGGAACGCTTCCGGGATTTCGCTCGGCGCCTGGACGTGCTGCTGCCCAGCCGGGACGAGGCATGTCTGCTGACCGGCTTGCCGGACCTGGCCGACGCGGCGGCCGAGTTGAGCCGTCTCGTACCGCTGGTCGTGGCCAAGGCAGGCGCCGACGGGGCGTTGGTGGCCCGTTCCGGCGCTGTGGTCGCGCGGGTTCCTGCCGTGCCGGCGGCTCCCCAAGACACCACAGGCGCCGGAGACGCCTTCACGGGCGCGTTCCTCGCTGCCCTGGTGTCGGGCGCAGCCTCGGAAAGGGCGGCGGCGCTGGGGTGCCGGGCAGGCGCTGAAGCGATACGTCAAGTGGGCGCAAGGCCACCGCGCACGCAGAGAGGTGGCCTACCGCTCGCTCGGCGGTACGAACACCAAAACGACGTCGGCCGGTCCTCACCGACGGCATGAACACCCGGTCCTGGATACGACCGGCACCACGGCCGGAGGCTACACCTTCCTTCCCCATGCCGAGATCATCGGGGCCGTGGCGAGGTCCATGCCGCCGGCCTCGACGTTGGCCAGGTGCTGCTCGATGTCGTCGGCGGTGGCCAGCCCCCTTTCGACCAGGTGGTCGCGGATCTGACGGACCGTCGCGGCTTCCAGAGCAGCGGTGGCGGGTGAGGCCACCGGGAAGTACGCGTCGGCCCGCACCCCTTGCAGCCCGGCCTCCCGGAGCAGACGCGGCAGCTTGCGGCCGTATGACAGATCGGCACCGCGATCGGCGAGCAGTGCGCGGAAGCCCTGGCGCAACCGGTTGGCCAGCCGCTGCTCCGGACCGTGCTCGTCGGGGCAGAGCAACGGTTGCAGGGCGGGATCAGCATCCTCGACCAGTAGCCGGCCGCCGGGCCGCAGGGCCTGGATCACGGACCGCAACGCCCTTTCCCGGTCCGGGACATGTACAAGGACCAGTCGGGCGTGGACCAGGTCGAAACCCTCTCCCGGCGGTTCTTCGGCACCCACGTCGTGGCTCCGGACCTCCACCGGCGGGCGTGCCACAGAGGTGAGCAGCGTGGTGTCGATGTCAGTGGCCACGACCTTGCCGGTGGGCCCCACCTTCTTGGCGAGCCAGGACACCACGGAGGTACCGCCCGCCCCGACCTCCCAGCAGCGCCATCCGGGGCCCACACCGAGTCCTTCGAGGTGCCGGAAGGTCGTGGGGTCGAAGAGTGCGGCGAACGCGTCGAAGCGCTGTGCTGCCTCGTTCTGCCTGTTGTCCAGGAGGTACCCGTCGGATCGCGTCATGCCGCGATCATCCCAGTCGTGCGGCTGGCCCGGAGCCGCCGACGCTCCGTCCACAGGCGGGAACAAAGCGGAACTCCCCGTTCCCACAGGCTTTCCCATGCACCGTCGTCCACTGGCAGACTTGCCGGGCAGGGCGCGGAAGCATTGCGTGCGGAGATCCATGCGAGGAGATCCAGATGTCCATGGCAGGAAATCTACGGAAGGTCACGGGACTGGGCCGGGTCAGCGGCCTGCGCAAGGTGGCACAGCTGGCCCGGCGACGGTCACGCGTGGACCTGAGCCACCCTGCCAGGTCTCCGCTGGGCTCGTCGGTGGTGAATTGCGTGACCTATCAGGACGGGGTGCGCCTTCCGGGGTGCGCGGACCTGGTGGAAGCCGTACGACGGGTGCGCAGGAGCGGAACAGGGTTCGTCTGGCTCGGGCTACATGAGCCGACGGACCGTGAGTTCGCGGGCATCGCCGAACTGTTCGATCTCCATCCGCTGGCGGCCGAGGACGCTGTCGAGGCCCACCAGCGCCCAAAACTTGAGCATTACGGCAACACACTGTTCGCGGTGCTCAAAACCGTCTGCTACGTGGAGCACGAACGACTGACGGCGAGCAGCGAAGTGGTGAACACCGGGGAGATCATGGTGTTCACCGGCGAGGACTTCGTCATCACGGTCCGCCATGGCCGACACGGCTCGCTGGGACCACTGCGCGAGGAACTGGAGGCGGATCCACAGCAGCTCGCCAAGGGTCCGGCGGCGGTACTACACACCATCGCCGACCATGTCGTCGACGACTACCTGAGCGTCACGGACGCATTGCAGGGCGACATCGATCAGGTGGAGACGGAGGTCTTCTCGGAGAACGGTGCACGACTCGATCCAGGACGTATCTACCAGATGAAGCGTGAATTGCTGGAGCTCAAGCGGGCGGTAGTCCCGCTGGTCCGCCCGGTGGAGGACCTGGCCACCCGGCCCCTCCGGGTCGTCGCCCCGGAGATACAGGCCTACTTCCGGGATGTGCTCGACCATCTGATCCGGGCCAAGGATCAGATAGCGGCGTTCGACGAGCTGCTCAACTCCATACTGCAGGCCCACCTCGCACAGGTGACCGTCGCCCAGAACGAGGACATGCGCAAGATCACCGCCTGGGCCGCGGTGATCGCCGTACCGACGATGGTCTGCGGGGTGTACGGCATGAACTTCGACCACATGCCTGAACTGCACTGGCGGTTTGGTTACCCGCTCGTCATGACTGTGATGGCGGCCGGGTGCCTGGCGCTCTACCGCGGTTTTCGGCGCAACGGCTGGCTTTGACGGGCAGGTGGTCCGGTCGCCGGCACATTCGCTCGGCAGTCGTGTGGGAGTCGCTTGCCGTCGTCCGGCAGGATCTCGACGACACCTGCTCCAGGCCGGCAGGGAACGGGGTGAGGCCGATGCCCGACCGCTCCAGTCCCCTACACACGTAGACGCTCCTGGCCAGCCTCCGGATCAGCCGTTCCAGGCGGGATGACGCGGGTCGTCAGCGCGCACCAGAACATCCGCGGTTCCAGCCGGGTCGTTCTCCAGCTCGTAGCGTTCGAAGGCGGGCAGGGTCCAGCGGTCGGCCTCGGGCGTGCGTCGGCGCAAGGCCGCTGGGGACAGGAGGAGGTGCACGGTCAGATCGAAAGGGAAACTGTGGCGCAGCAGGAGTGGACCATGAAACAGCAGGACTCCCCTGGGCGAAAGCTGGACATAGGAGCTGCGGGTGGCCCGGTCAGTAGCCGGGTCCCACAGGTCAGGCAGGATCCGCCCGCTTCCTCCGGGGGCAAGCGGGCGGAAGACCTCGCGCCACAGGGCGCGGGTGTCGAACCAGTCGCTGTAGTACGACTCCACGTCCCGCCGCCCGTGCTCCAGTCGCAGCGAAGCGGGGCGCAGGAATCCTTCGCTACCGACCACAAGTGGGGACCGGCCACGCACCCGCAGCGCCTCCCCTACGCGCTCGGCGAGGTCACGTGCACGGGCAGCGGGGGCTCCGTCAAAGCCGACGCGCGGCCAGGTGCCTCCGTCAGCCGGTGCCAGGCCGGCCAGCCGATCGGCGAGCAGTTCGGCCAGCCGGTCCCAGGCGATCGCTTCCAGTCGCACGGTTCCCATGATGCCGGGTGACCCGGGCGGCCGGTGGCGGTGCCTGCCACAACAGCGACGTGGAACAAGCCACGACGCTTGCTGGCTGGGAGGCGGCAGTGTCCGGGAGGGCGCAGCAGGCATCCGCCGGGCTGTAGCAGCCTGGGTCGGCAAGCCCCGTCGGTGCCCATCTGGCAACGGCGACCGACCATGAGGAGCGAGGGCCGGCGGATTGAGCCCGGTCCGTTGTACACCGGTCTCGTGGGTTGCGGTGGCGGATGGGGTCGAGACCCCGACGCACGGCCGCGGACGGGTCTCGGTGCCCAACCAGCCCGGTGCAGAGGAGCACTTCAGCAGAGAGAGGAGGCCGTGGTACAGGTCCGCGGGAGGCGCAGGCGGTGACGGGGAATGAACCGCGCATGACCCTTCCCGCAACTCCCTCTCCTCCCGGTCGGCTTGTCGTGGTCCAGCCTCTCAAGCGCAAACGGTGTGCCGGATGCCGGCGTGGTCCACTGTCGCTGGTCGTGCTGGAGGACGGGGCGCCCCGCTGCCTGGACTGCGTCGACCTCGGGCATCTGGTGTTCCTGTCACGTGGTGACACAGCCCTGACCCGCAGGTCACGGGAGGAGAGCACGTTGTCAGCAGTGGTCGTCCGGTTCAACCGGCGCAAGAGCCGTTACGAACGGCAGGGCGTACTCGTGGAGGAGGCTGCGCTGATACGGGCCGAGGCCCGGTGTCTGGCGGACGCGGAGGCCCGTCGCCGCCGACGGGCGCGGGACGCACGGCGCAGGGCGGCTGAGGACGAGCGGTTCGTGGTGGCGTTCACTGCAGAGATCGTCCGGCTGTTTCCCGGCTGCCCGACCGGGCGAGCCAGGGCGATCGCCGTTCACGCGTCCGTGCGGGGCAGCGGCCGGGTCGGACGCAGCGCGGCGGGGCGGACGCTGTCGGAGGGGGCTGTGATCGCGGCGGTCGTGGCAGCCGTACGACATGTGGACACACCGTACGACGAGCTACTGATGGGCGGGGTGCCACGGTACGAGGCACGGCGTCGGATCACCCCGGCTGTGGAGAGCGTGCTGCGGACGTGGCGGAGGGCCGGGGAAGACGTGGGCTGACCAGGAGGAGCGCGGACCGACCGGGAGGGGGGGTGTGGGCTGAGGGGCGGCTGGAGGAGACCAGCGAGGAATCCGCATTCCCGTGGCGAGGGCGCAGGAAACACCCGGCGCCTCAGGACGCCGGTGCACGTCTCTGTACCCCTCGGCGGTGATCGGCTGTCCGTCACGGGCGCCCACTGCTGTACGGGTGGTGTCGGGCTCAGGCTCGGGCGGAACGAGATGAGGACGTGGTGATGATCGACGGGCCATTCTTCGTACTGGTCGTGGTGGGAATCCTCGGGACGGGGCTGATTGCAGGGGTCTTCTTCGGGTTATCAACCTTCGTGATGCGTGGGCTCGCCACGCTACCGCCCGCACAAGGGGTCGCGGCGATGAACGCGATCAACCTGGCCGCGATGCGGCCTGCCTTCATGACCGTGTTCATGGGTGCGGCGGTGCTCAGCTCGCTGATCGCGGTGGTGACGTTCGTGGTGTGGCCGGACGAGGCAAAGGTGGAGCTGCTGCTGGGCAGCGCCTTGTATCTGTTCGGCGTGTTCGGGCTGACCCTGGTCGCGAACGCGCCCCGCGACGACAGGCTTGCCCGGCTGACGGTGGGTGCCCCGGAGGCCACCGTGTACTGGCCGGTGTATGTGCGCGAGTGGATGTTCTGGAACCACGTCCGCACCGCCGCCTCCGCCGCGTCCGCCCTCGTCTACCTGCTGGCCCTGACCTGATCTCGTCCGGGGAGCGGGCAGCGGACGTACGACTGGTGCCGTGCTGACGGACCCGGGGCAGAAAGCGCTGTCCGCCGGTCTGCACGGCTGTCGGCGTGGACGTATCGTGGCCGGAAGAGCGCCGCCCGGTGGCGCACGGCCCGTCGTACACCCGGTGCCTTCGGCACCTGTACGCAAGGAAGACGACCATGGCCGATCCCAAGGGGTTCATGACCACGCCGCGCCAGGAGTGGCCGCGGCGGCCCGTCGAGGAACGGGTACGGGACTGGGGCGAGGTGTACGTCCCTGGTGCACTGCTACCCATCATCAGCAAGCAGGCGGACCGCTGCATGGACTGCGGGATCCCCTTCTGCCACGACGCGTGCCCGCTGGGCAACCTCATTCCAGAATGGAACGATCTCGTGGCGCGGGAGGACTGGCGGGCCGCGAGCGACCGGCTGCACGCCACCAACAACTTCCCCGAGTTCACCGGCCGACTGTGTCCGGCGCCCTGCGAGGCCGGGTGCGTGCTGGCGATCAACCAGCCGGCCGTCACCATCAAGAACGTCGAATGCGCGATCGCCGACCGGGCTTGGGCGGAGGGTTTCACCCCCGCGCGGCCTCCCGAGCGGCTGTCCGACAAGACGGTGGCCGTGGTTGGCTCGGGACCCACCGGGCTCGCCGCGGCACAGCAGTTGACCCGGGCCGGGCACACCGTCGCCGTGTTCGAGAAGGACGACCGGATCGGCGGCCTGATGCGGTACGGCATCCCGGAGTTCAAGATGGAGAAGCGCCACCTGGAGCGGCGGATCGAGCAGATGCGGGCCGAGGGGACGAAGTTCCGTACTTCGACGGCGGTCGGACGGGACATTCCAGCGATGGAACTGCGGGCCCGGTACGACGCGATGGTGATTGCCACTGGTGCGACGGCGTGGCGGGAACTTCCGGCGCCCGGCCGTGAGTTGTACGGAATACATCAGGCGATGGAGTACCTCCCGCTGGCCAATCGGGTGTGCGAAGGGGATCTGGAGGTCTCCCCGCTGTCCGCGGCCGGCAAGCACGTGGTGATCGTCGGTGGCGGGGACACCGGAGCAGACTGCCTGGGTACCGCGGTGCGTGAGGGGGCCGCGTCCGTTACCCAGTTGGACATCTACGCACAGCCGGGTACCGAGCGCGACGAGGACACCGAGCCGTGGCCGACGTACCCGAAGATCTACCGACTGTCGGCGGCGCACGAGGAGGCCAGGGACCTGCGTACGGCACCGGCGGCGGACGCGGACGCACGGCTGTTCGCGGCGTCCACGCTGAGTTTCAGCGGCGATGACCGCGGGCACGTGCAGTCACTCCACCTGGTGGAGGTCGATGAGCGGCGACTGCCGGTGCCGGGCACCGGGCGGACGCTCCCCGCGGACCTCGTGCTGCTCGCGCTCGGATTCTCGGGTCCGGATCGGGAGGACGGGCTGACCGAGCAACTGGGGCTGGCGCTCGTTCCGCGTGGCACGATCGCCCGGGACGACGGCTTCGCGACCAACGTCCCCGGGGTGTTCGCCGCCGGAGACGCAGCCCGCGGACAGTCACTTGTCGTGTGGGCGATCGCCGAGGGGCGGGCCGTCGCGGCGGCCGTCGACCGCTATCTGACGGGTAGTTCACGGCTGCCCGCTCCGATCGCGCCGACGGACCGGCCGATGACGGTGTGAGGGCGGTGCCGGCCCGAACCTGGGTCGCTGCCGGTGCCCCGCATCATCCGTAGATCATCGCTGCCGTGCCCTCGGACACGGCAGAAGCCGCATCGCAGGCGGGACCAAGAGTAGTGCCGGGAGTTTCTCGAGGACCTACCCGGATTCCGATGTCCGCGGTCCCCGTCCCGGCCGTCGGCCCCGGCCTCTCGCTCGGCAATTTCCCACGTCATGCACGGTCACTGATGCACAAGGAACCCATCAATACGATCACGGCGAAGTCCAGCCTCTCTTCCATGACTGCCGGACAGTACGACCGCCACCGCCAGGTTCAGGAGAGCAGGAAGTCAGCCTCCCCCGCCTTCGCCCCCTCGATGAACGCGGTCATCTCATCCATGGTGTAGATCAGCGCCGGTCCGTCCGGGTCGGTCGACTGACGCACCGCGATCCGGCCGTCGGCCAGCTTCATCGCCTCCAGGCAGTTTCCGCCGTTGCCGCCACTCCAGGGCTTGTGCCACCCTTCGCTGCCCAGCTCCCGCGCCGGCATGCCGTTGTAGACCTGACCGCGCGGCTTGATGCGATCCATTCACAGCTCCTTGCGGAGATCGCGCAGGATCTCCTTCGTGCGTTGTGCCGTAGCAGCCTGCGCCGCCATGCGGTCCATGACCTCCAGGTGGGTCGCCACCTCGGCGCGGGCGTCGAGGTAGACGGCCCCGGTCAAGTACTCGCTGTAGACCATGTCCGGCAGTTCTGGCACGGCAAATCGGAACAGCACGAAGGGCCCATACGTCCCCGGGTGCGGCCCGCCCGCGAACGGGGCGACCTGGAGCGTCACATGTGGCAGCTTCGCGGCCTCCAGCAGCCTGTCGATCTGCGCGCGCATCACCTCCGGACCGCCGACCTGGCGACGCAAGGCCGTTTCGTCCATCACCACCCAGAAGCGGGGGGCGTCCGGCCTGGTGAGCAGGTCCTGGCGCTGCATGCGTAGGGCGACGTGACGCTCGATCTCGTCCGGACTCGTCTGGCCGATGGCGCCGGATTTCAGCACCCCACGCGCATAGCCCTCGGTTTGCAGGAGTCCGGGGACGAAGTGCGGCTCATAGGAACGGATGAGACTGGCCGCGCCCTCCAGGCTCACGTACATCGAGAACCAGCCGGGCAGGATGTCGTGGAACCTCTGCCACCAGCCGGGTTTATTGGCCTCTTCGGCCAGTTGGACGAAGAGTTCGGCCTCGTCGTCGGAAACGCCGTAGGCCTTCAGTAGCAGCTGCAGGTAGGGGATCTTGAGGGCGACCTCGGCCGTCTCCATGCGTCGAACGGTGGCGGGCGCCACACGGAGGACGCGGGCAGCTTCCTCACGCCTGAGGCCGGCTCCTTCCCGCAGATCCAGCAGGCGTCGGCCGAGGACCACTTGACCCACCGTCGGCGCGGATCGCGGTTCACTCACGCTCCCACCTCCACCGAAAGTCCCCCCGAAGGGTTCCACCGAAAAGTCCCCGACAGCCCTGCGGCGCCATTCGAAGACTCATTCGAAGACCGGTTCGGATCCCCGATGCCCCAATTGGCGCCGCGCAAGGTGCTGTTGCGAGCAGTGTGCCACGGCCTCTGACCGAGTCACACTGCACTCTGCAATTTTCAGAGTGACTCTTGCCAAGTGTCCACGGCAGGGAGATAGTGGCAAGCGTGATTCCGTCCGCGCCCTTAGGAACAGACGCCGCCGCAGACCGTCCTGGTCTCGGCGCCACGACGGGAGTGACCCCTCAAAAGGGTCCTGCCCAGCGCCGGTTCCGCTTCGAACTGGCCGCACATCCGGGTTCCGTCGCCCAGGCAAGACACCTGGCGCATGCCCGGCTAACGGGCTGGTCAGTGTGCCCGGACACCTGCGACAACGCAGCTCTGGTCGTATCCGAGTTGGTCACCAACGCGATCGTGCACACGGCGAGTCGTCTCGTCGTGTGCGAGTTGCACGACCACGACGACACGGTACGCATAGCCGTGTGCGACGAGGGCTGCGCCCCGGGCGATCCCCAGCCGTCCCCGCAGCGTCCGGACGAGGAACACGGGAGGGGACTGTTCCTCGTCGACGCCCTGTGCCAGGCCTGGGGGGCCCAGGAACACGGCCCCGGGCTGCTGGTCTGGGCCGAGCTGGCCCGCCGGCCCGACGCGGATCACGTCGCCGCCGAGCCACGCAACGACCTGGGCTGGGGGGCCCGTCCCAAGCCGGGCCAGCCGGACGACTCCCGGGACGACGACCCGGCCGAGGCCCGTCACCGGACACCGGAGCAGGCCGGGCACCGCACACCGGACCGCTCCGTGAACCGGCCCACGGACCAGGCCATGGGGCAACACGGGTCCGGACCTCCCAAGAGCCCCGGAAGCCACGAAGGCAGCAGGGGCCCGGACCGATCCCTGCTCCGGACACCGGACGCACCCCTGCACCGGGCGCACGAGCAGAACCGGCCCGCGGAACCAGGGCCACACCGGCACGCGGCACCCGAGCAGCACAGGTACCGCACCACGGACCCTCTGCTGCGCCGTTCCCCGGAGCAGCACCACGCCGGGGAACGGCCGTGACCGACGTCGACGCCTTTGGCGGTCGCAACAGGACCGGTCCCGACCGACACGACACCACCACTTCCCTACGGCCCGACACCGCCGCCCCCGGTTGGCGCGCGGCGACCGGGACTGCCCACGGCCCAGCCGTCTGCGCCGGGCAGTGCGGCACGACCGGCGCCGGGAAGCCGGTCGGACCGTCCGGCGCGACGCACTCGGTCGGGCTGGATGCCCTGGTCCGGCTGTCGCGTCGGCGGCCGACAGCGCGTCATGCCCTTCGGCTGACCTTGCCGGAGGGCATGACGGCTCCCCTCGGCTGTGACGCTGTGGCCGTACCCAGCCACCTCGGCCCCCACGTCGTCCCGCGGCTGCCGCGGCTCGGCTGCGTGTACTCCGACGGATCCGAGTGGTGGTGGATCGTTCCGGCGGATTCCGACTACGCCCTGCCCTGGCCCTCCCCCTCCCACTACGCCCCCGGAGCCGTGGTCACCGGAACCGCCCGGCTGATCTACCGCCCAGAGGGCACGGTCCCGTACACGCCACCGATCCCGCTGTACCTGGCGCTGTGCCGGGCGACGGGTACGACCCCGGACTGGTCCCGGGCTGTATCGGCCTAGACGAGATCGAGCGTCTGCGCAGGCAAGTCACCGACAACGGCGTCGTACGACGGCTGCCAGAAGCCACGAACCACATCGCCCTTCGGCTCGTGTAGTTAGGGCCGGTCGCGGTTCCTGACACAACTCTGGTGCACCGCCTCACCGAAACCTCGGCGGTCGCGGTTCGAGACCCGGGCGAGGCGGTGGCGGTTCAGTTCGAACCCAGATGGATTCCCGGTCGCGCCGTCGGCGGGCGGCGCGACCGGGACTCGGCTCAGCTGATCGGGCCGAAGATCTCGGCGCGGTCGAAGTCGGCGTCCATGCCGTCCAGCACCGCTCCCAGTTGCTTCTCCTCGTACTTGAAGTGCGTCTCCATGACCGCCTCGATCCCGTCCAGGTGGCGGTGCGCCACCTCCGGGTCGGTCGAGTCGGCCACCGCCTTCTGCACTCCACCGATGAGGTGCTCGATCATGTTGTGGTCCTGAGTCAGCTTCGCGGCCACCGGCGCCAGGTCAGGTCGCGCCTGTACCAGTTCCGGGAACAGCGAACCGTCCTCGGCGCGATGGTGGCCGGACAGGGCAGCGCAGAACCCGTGGCAGAACAACAGCAGGTCGGTGGCGGCGTCAGCGGGGTCGCCGCCGTCCGGTCCCGCCCGCGCCAGCGCCAACGCATTGCGCAGCTTGCCGTGCACCCGCTGCAGTTCCCCGCCCCAGGCGGTGACGCGGTCAGTTGGCAAGAACACCCTCCCCTCGCAGCCAAGCCGCGCACGCGGTCGTCCAGGACGCGGTGTGCGGCTCGCGCGCAATGAACTTATGCGACTCGCCGCCGTATTCCACGCCGTCGGCCAGGCCGATGCCGTGGCTGCCGCCCGGGTAGACGTGCAACTCCACCGATACCGCGGCCGCCGCCAGCGCCCGGGTCCACTGCAGGGCGTTGGGCAGGCCCGGCGGGTCCTGCGCGGTGGCCCATACAAAAGTCGGACACACCGACGCGTCCACATGCTTGGCCGGGGACAGCTCGTCCTTGATGGGCAGCAGGTCGCCGAGCAGGTTCTCGACCACCGACGGCGGCAGCAGGTCGAGGTCGGCCAGCGCATAGGCCAGGATCGCGAAGTCCGGTCGGGGCGGGTCGGCGACGCCCTCCTCGATGGAGAGGACCCGGCCGGTCATGAGCAGGCCGGCGAGTAGGCCGCCCGCGCTTGATCCGATGACGCCGACCCGGCCGACGTCGAGGCCGTGGTCGCCGTTACGGATGTGGTCCAACCCGGCCCGGGCGTCTTCGAGTGGGGCCGGGAACCGGTCCGGCAGCAGCCGGTAGGACAGGACGAAGGCGTGGATGCCGAGGCCGGACAGCCAGCGCGCGTAGCCTTCGCCCTCGTGCGGTGGAAGTTCCCGGAAGCCGCCGCCCGGCAGGACGAGGACGGCGGGTCGGGGGCCGAAGAACCGGTCCTCGGCGAGGTAAAGCGTGATCTTCCGTGAAATTGGGGTGGGAATGGCCGGAGCCACCTTTCGATATGACGCCTCCATGCCTGACGATCCATCCGCCACCGGCACGCGACGCTGCCTGAAACTATATCCGCCAAGGCCAGATGGGCGGTTGCGTCGCGCTGCCGCAAGGGCGTCAGGGTGAGCATGCAGTCTCCGAGGACCGCGAGTCGGCGCCATCGCCTCACACTGCGTTCTCGGCAACGTCAAGCGCGCCTTGCGCATGCCGCCTTCTCAAGCAGCCGCGCGGCGGCCCCTCCGACTGGGATGCTGGTTGCTCGTACCACCCGCGAAAGGCACACACCGATGCACCGCAGGCGGTCCAGGCCGGGGCGCCGGCCCTCCGGATGCGACACAGCCTGCGGGGGGGGACACGGTGTCTGCAACGACTAATCCGGCGCTACTGCCCCTGCTGGTCACCATGACCCTGCCCAGCGCCTAGAGCGCGCTGACCATCGCCCGGCGCCACTACGAGTCGTTCCACACCTGGGTCCAGCGTGTGCGGACCGGTCAGCTGATCGGCAGCCTGCTCACCGAACCGGGCGCCGCCCCGGAGATCCGCGTGCACGGAGTGGGCCCGTTCCTGCTGCACCACTTCCGGTCCATGTCGGAGACCGCGGAGGAGGAACAGGCCCGGTTGTCCCAGCTGGCTGCCCGGATAGGGCGGATCGCTGCCGCCTGGACGGGCCTCGCCACGCTCGGCACCTACGCCACGCTCGGCGCGCTGCTGCTGTCCGGCGCGATGGAGGTGTTCGAGAAGATCCGGGCGCTGGCGAGCAGTGGACAGACGGTCGTCCTGATCACGCATCGGCTGGCCTCGGTCCGCCATGCCGACCTGGTGCACGTACTGGAGCACGGGCGGCTGGTGGAGTCGGGCGCACCGGAGGATGCTGACCGCAGGCGGTGTATACGTCGAGTTGCACGCCCCTCAGGCGGAACAGTTCGCGGTGAGGGTACCGGCGCCGAAGCCGACCTGAACCGGCGGCTCGCCGCCCGGCCACCTCACTCGGCGCCTTCACCCACGCGCACGATCACCAGGAACATGTCCGTCGCAAGGTCCATGACGACCTCGGCAGGCAGGCCTTCCAGACGGCGCGCGTGCGCGAACTCCTCGGCGGGCCAGGATCCTCGCGGACCACCGGCGGGAAAGCGTTCGAGCACTGT contains:
- a CDS encoding helix-turn-helix domain-containing protein; protein product: MSEPRSAPTVGQVVLGRRLLDLREGAGLRREEAARVLRVAPATVRRMETAEVALKIPYLQLLLKAYGVSDDEAELFVQLAEEANKPGWWQRFHDILPGWFSMYVSLEGAASLIRSYEPHFVPGLLQTEGYARGVLKSGAIGQTSPDEIERHVALRMQRQDLLTRPDAPRFWVVMDETALRRQVGGPEVMRAQIDRLLEAAKLPHVTLQVAPFAGGPHPGTYGPFVLFRFAVPELPDMVYSEYLTGAVYLDARAEVATHLEVMDRMAAQAATAQRTKEILRDLRKEL
- a CDS encoding ATP-binding protein produces the protein MTPQKGPAQRRFRFELAAHPGSVAQARHLAHARLTGWSVCPDTCDNAALVVSELVTNAIVHTASRLVVCELHDHDDTVRIAVCDEGCAPGDPQPSPQRPDEEHGRGLFLVDALCQAWGAQEHGPGLLVWAELARRPDADHVAAEPRNDLGWGARPKPGQPDDSRDDDPAEARHRTPEQAGHRTPDRSVNRPTDQAMGQHGSGPPKSPGSHEGSRGPDRSLLRTPDAPLHRAHEQNRPAEPGPHRHAAPEQHRYRTTDPLLRRSPEQHHAGERP
- a CDS encoding hemerythrin domain-containing protein, producing the protein MPTDRVTAWGGELQRVHGKLRNALALARAGPDGGDPADAATDLLLFCHGFCAALSGHHRAEDGSLFPELVQARPDLAPVAAKLTQDHNMIEHLIGGVQKAVADSTDPEVAHRHLDGIEAVMETHFKYEEKQLGAVLDGMDADFDRAEIFGPIS
- a CDS encoding alpha/beta hydrolase, which translates into the protein MEASYRKVAPAIPTPISRKITLYLAEDRFFGPRPAVLVLPGGGFRELPPHEGEGYARWLSGLGIHAFVLSYRLLPDRFPAPLEDARAGLDHIRNGDHGLDVGRVGVIGSSAGGLLAGLLMTGRVLSIEEGVADPPRPDFAILAYALADLDLLPPSVVENLLGDLLPIKDELSPAKHVDASVCPTFVWATAQDPPGLPNALQWTRALAAAAVSVELHVYPGGSHGIGLADGVEYGGESHKFIAREPHTASWTTACAAWLRGEGVLAN